From Poecile atricapillus isolate bPoeAtr1 chromosome Z, bPoeAtr1.hap1, whole genome shotgun sequence, one genomic window encodes:
- the PLIN2 gene encoding perilipin-2 gives MALAAIDPQQNIVSRVANLPLVSSTYDMVSTAYITTKDNHPYLKSVCEIAEKGVKTITSVAMTSAMPIIQKLEPQIVVANNYACIGLDKIEERLPILNQPTDKVVANAKDVVVGAREAVTTTVTGAKETVAHTITGVVGKTKEAVQDSVEMTKSVVNGSINTVLGSRVVQMVSSGVDSALTKSETLVDQYLPLTEAELEKEAANVEGFEVGVQKPSYYVRLGSLSSKVRARAYQQALNKVRDAKQKSQETISQLNYTVSLIEYARKNVNSANKKLLGAQEKLYQSWVEWKKNTGQSDGDDLRSAEHIESRTLAIARSLTQQLQTTCLTLVSSLQGLPQNVQDQVYSVGSMAGDVYQSFRSASSFQELSDSFIAASKGQLKKMKESLDDVMDYLVNNTPLNWLVPDFTITDLSSESDDVPDILDLDEEDQQDFSRTNGPYTTGQRAE, from the exons ATGGCATTGGCAGCAATTGATCCACAGCAG AACATTGTATCGAGGGTTGCCAACCTTCCTTTGGTGAGCTCCACCTATGACATGGTGTCCACAGCTTACATCACCACAAAGGATAATCATCCTTATCTGAAGTCAGTATGTGAGATAGCAGAGAAAGGAGTGAAGACGATCACATCAGTAGCCATGACAAGTGCTATGCCTATCATTCAGAAACTGGAACCACAAA TTGTAGTTGCCAACAACTATGCTTGTATAGGTCTAGACAAAATTGAAGAGAGACTGCCTATACTGAATCAACCCACCGACAAG GTTGTTGCCAATGCCAAGGATGTAGTTGTTGGAGCCAGAGAAGCTGTAACAACCACTGTGACTGGTGCCAAGGAAACTGTTGCTCACACAATCACTGGAGTTGTGGGCAAGACTAAAGAAGCAGTGCAAGACAGCGTAGAAATGACCAAGTCAGTTGTCAATGGCAGCATTAACACTGTCCTGGGAAGTCGTGTGGTGCAAATGGTGAGCAGCGGTGTGGACAGTGCTCTCACAAAATCAGAGACCCTTGTGGACCAGTATCTTCCACTTACAGAAGCAGAACTAG AGAAAGAAGCTGCAAACGTTGAAGGCTTTGAAGTTGGAGTCCAAAAGCCAAGCTACTATGTTAGACTAGGATCCTTGTCTTCCAAGGTCCGTGCACGTGCCTACCAACAAGCCTTAAACAAAGTTAGAGATGCTAAACAGAAAAGCCAGGAGACAATCTCTCAGCTCAATTACACTGTTAGTCTG ATCGAGTATGCCAGAAAGAACGTGAATAGTGCCAATAAGAAACTTCTTGGTGCTCAGGAAAAGCTTTATCAGTCCTGGGtagaatggaagaaaaatacaggCCAAAGTGATGGTGATGATCTGCGTAGTGCTGAG CATATTGAGTCAAGAACTCTAGCTATTGCACGGAGCCTCACTCAGCAGCTTCAGACCACCTGCCTCACACTGGTCTCAAGCCTACAGGGGCTGCCACAGAATGTACAGGATCAGGTTTACAGCGTTGGGTCAATGGCAGGTGATGTCTACCAGAGCTTTCGGTCAGCATCCTCCTTCCAAGAATTATCAGACAGCTTTATTGCAGCCAGCAAAGgacagctgaagaaaatgaaggagTCTCTGGATGATGTGATGGATTATCTTGTTAACAACACACCGCTCAACTGGCTG GTTCCAGATTTCACTATTACAGACCTGTCTTCAGAGTCAGATGATGTACCCGACATTTTGGATTTGGATGAAGAGGATCAACAGGATTTTTCACGCACAAATGGTCCTTACACTACAGGGCAAAGAGCTGAATAG